The Pseudoxanthomonas suwonensis sequence GCACTGGCCGCCACCGCCTGACTAAATGGGGTCAGGTTCATTTTCTTCGGGCACCCCCGCCCTAAATGGGGTCAGGTTCATTTTCCCGATCGGACAACACCGCCTTGGGTGCCCGAAGAAAATGAACCTGACCCCATTTAGGGCTTCACAGGTCGCCGAAGCGCGCCTGCAGCGCGGCGATCGCCGCCAGTCCCGCGGTCTCGGTGCGCAGCACGCGCGGTCCCAGGCGCAGGCCGGTGAAGCCGGCGGCCTGGAGGATGTCGCGGTCGCGTGGCGACCAGCCGCCCTCCGGCCCGATCGCGATCCAGACCTGGGCGTCCGCCGGGCTTGCCAGGCTGTCCAGCCGGTGTTCGCCCTGCGGATCGAGCACCAGGCGCAGGCCGTCGCCCTGCAGCGTGCGCGCAGCCGCGTCGAGCGCGGCCGGCGCGGACAGGGCCGGCACCCGCGCCCGCCCGGACTGCTCGCAGGCCGACTCGACCACGCTGCGCCAGTGCGCCAGCCGCTTCTCCGCGCGTTCGGCGTCCAGGCGCACTTCGGTGCGTTCGCCCGAGACCGGCACGATCGCGGCCACGCCCAGCTCGGTGGCCTTCTGCAGGATCAGGTCCATCTTCTCGCCGCGCGCGATGCCCTGCAGCAGCACGATCCGCAGCGGCGACTCGTTGTCCACCGGCTGCCGGTCGAGCACTTCGACCCGCACTTCGCGCTTGCCGACGGCCGCCAGCCGCGCCGGGTAGTCGTGGCCGTCGCCGTTGAACAGCACGCAGGCGTCGCCCTCGCGCAGGCGCAGCACCCGCACCAGGTGGGCGGCGGCGCGCTCGGGCAGGGCCAGCTCGGCGCCGGGCTGCAGTGGCAGCTCGACGTGGCAGCGGGTCAGGCGCATGCGGTGGCCTCCTCGATCGCCTCTGCGGTGACGGTCGCCAGCAGCTCCAACTGCGCGTCGTCGACGCAGTAGGGCGGCATCCAGTACAGCACGTCGCCGAGCGGACGCAGCAGCACGCCGCGCTCCAGCGCGGCCCGGTAGGCGCGCAGGCCCACGCGCGCCGCCGCCGGGAATGGGGTGCCGCGGTCACCGTCGCGGGTCAGCTCGAAGGCCACCACCATCCCCGCCTGGCGCACGTCGGCCACGTGCAGGTGCGCGGCCAGCGGCGCGGCCAGCGCCGCCATCCTCGCGGCGGTGCCGCGGTTGCGTTCCAGCACGCCGTCGCTGTCGAAGATGTCCAGCGAGGCGAGCGCGGCGGCGCAGGCCAGCGGGTTGCCGGTGTAGCTGTGCGAGTGGAGGAAGGCGCGCTCACGCGAATCGTCGAGGAAGCCGTCGTAGATCGCCTGCGTGGCCAGCACCGCGGCCAGTGGCAGGAAGCCGCCGGTCAGGCCCTTGGACAGGCACAGCAGGTCCGGGGCGATGCCTGCCTGCTCGCAGGCGAACATCGTGCCGGTGCGGCCGAAGCCGGTGGCGATCTCGTCGGCGATCAGCAGCGCGCCGTTGGCGTCGCACAGCTCGCGCACCCGGCGCAGGTAGGCCGGGTCGTGCATGCGCATGCCGCCGGCGCATTGCAGGCGCGGTTCCACGATCACCGCGCAGACCTCGCCGGGGTGGCGGTCGAACAGGTCGGCCAGCGCATCGGCGGCGCGCGCGGCCGGCTGCGCGGCGGTTTCGCCGGGCGCGGCCAGCCAGGCGTCGGGCGAGGGCGCGAACAGCGCCTCGGCCAGCAGCGGCGCATAGATGCGCCGGTACAGCGGGATGTCGCCCACCGCCAGCGCGCCGAGGGTCTCGCCGTGGTAGCCGTTTTCCAGTGCAACGAATTTCGTGCGCGCCGGTTCGCCGCGGTTGCGGAACCAGTGGAACGCCATCTTCAGTGCCACCTCCACCCCGGCCGAGCCGTTGTCGGCGTAGAACACCTTCGCCAGCGGCGCCCGCCCGGCCTGGCGCGGCGCGATGGCCAGCAGCCGCTCGGCCAGTTCCACCGCCGGCGCGTGCGAGAAGCCGGCCAGGATGACCTGTTCCAGCGTGCGCGCCTGGCGGGCGATGGCCCCGGCGATGCGCGGTTCGGCGTGCCCGTGCAGGTTGGTCCACCAGCTGCTGATCCCGTCCAGGATGCGGCGGCCGTCGTAGCCGACCAGCCAGGCGCCGTCGCCGCGTTCCACCGGCACCAGCGGCAGCACGTCCGGGTGCTCGCGCATCTGCGTGCAGGGGTGCCACAGCACCGCGAGGTCGCGGTCGCGCCATCCCGCCGCACCATGCGTGGACGCCGGGTCTGTTAGCATTCGCGGTCCATGAGTACGTTCGTGCATCCCGCCATGATATCGGCCGCATCCCGGCCGCGCCGCGGGAGCCTGCGATGAGCCGCCACCTGCCCATCGTCCATGGCACCACCGTGCAGGACGCCGGCCCGTACCGGCTGGAACGGCTGGACCTGGAGTTCGCCAACGGCGAACGCCGCCGTTTCGAGCGGATGGTCAGCCGCGGCCACGGCGCAGTGGTGGTGGTGCCGATGCTGGACGACGAAACGGTGCTGCTGGTACGCGAATACGCCGCCGGCGTGCACCGCTACGAGCTGGGCCTGGTCAAGGGCCGGATCGACGCGGGCGAAAGCCCCGGACAGGCGGCCGACCGCGAACTCAAGGAGGAAGCCGGCTACGGCGCGCGCCGCATCGACGTGCTGCGCGGCATGACCCTGGCGCCGACCTACATGAACCATGTCTCGTGGCTGGTGCTGGCGCGCGACCTGTATCCCGAGAAGCTGCCCGGCGACGAGCCGGAGGAGCTCGAAGTCATTCCCTGGAAACTGCAGGAACTGGAAAAACTGATGCTGCGAGACGATTTTTCCGAAGGCCGGTCGCTGGCCGCGCTGTTCATCGCCCGCGCCTGGCTGGCGGCCCGATGATCCGGATCACCGCCGACCTGCGGGAAACGGTCATCGCCATCGCCCGCCAGGCCGGCGCGGCGATCATGGAGGTCTACGCCGGCGGCTTCGACGTCGCCCACAAGGACGACGCCAGCCCGCTCACCGCCGCCGACCTGGCCGCGCACCGGATCATCGTCGAAGGACTCGAGCGGCTGACCCCGGACCTGCCGGTGCTGTCGGAGGAGTCGGTCGACGTGCCGTGGCAGACGCGCCGGCACTGGTCCAGTTACTGGCTGGTCGATCCGCTCGACGGTACCCGCGAGTTCGTCAAGCGCAACGGCGAGTTCACCGTCAACATCGCCCTCGTCCATCAGGGCGCGCCGGCGATGGGCGTGGTCCAGGCGCCGGTCGGTGGCCAAGTCTGGCATGCGGTGCGCGGCGAACTGGCTTACAGGCGCGACGGCCACCGCGACACGGTGCTGCGCGCGCGCGCGCCGGCGACCGCGCCGTTGCGGGTGGCGGCCAGCCGCTCGCACCGCGACGCCCGCACCCAGGCGGTGCTGGACCGGATGGGGCCGATCGAGGAGGTGGCGCTGGGCTCATCGCTGAAGTTCTGCCGGATCGCCGAGGGCGGGCTGGACGTGTACCCGCGCTTCGGACCGACCTCCGAATGGGACACCGCCGCGGCGCAGTGCGTGCTGCATGCGGCCGGCGGCGCGCTGCTGGCGGCCGACACCGGCAAGCCGTTCCGCTACAACCGGCGCGAGTCGCTGCTCAACGGCGACTTCATCGCCCTGGGCGACCCCGACCTGCCCTGGCGCGACTGGTTGTAGGAGCCGGGCTTGCCCGCGACGCGGCGCCGTCGGCCCAGGCGACGCCCTCGTGGTCCCGACGCCCGTGTCGCCGACTGAAGTCAGCTCCTACAGGAGAGCGGCCGCGCCGCGGCTGTTGTAGGAGCCGGGTTCAGCCGGCGACCCGACGCCGTCGGCCCAGGCGACGCCCTCATGATTCCGACGCCCGTGTCGCCGACTGAAGTCAGCTCCTACAGATAGAGCGGCCGCGCTGCGGCTGTTGTAGGAGCCGGGTTCAGCCGGCGACGCGGCGCCGTCGGCCCAGGCGACGCCCTCGTGGTCCCGACGCCCGTGTCGCCGACTGAAGTCAGCTCCTACAGGAGAGCGGCCGCGCTGCGGCTGTTGTAGGAGCCGGGTTCAGCCGGCGACGCGGCGCCGTCGGCACGGGCGACGCCCTCGTGGTTCCGACGCCCGTGTCGCCAGCAAGCTGTGCTCCTACAGAGGGGCGCGCCCGGGCGCCATCGCCTTGCCCGTCATGCCACGCTAGAGTCGCCGCATGGATGATCCGACCCGCCCCATCGACCGCCTGCTCTCGATCATGGCCCGCCTGCGCGATCCGCAGGGCGGTTGCCCCTGGGACCTGGAGCAGGACTTCTCGACCATCGCGCCGTACACGATCGAGGAGGCCTACGAGGTCGCCGATGCGATCGACCGCAACGACCTGGGCGCGCTCAAGGACGAACTGGGCGACCTGCTGCTGCAGGTGGTGTTCCATGCGCAGATGGCCAGCGAGCAGGGCGCGTTCGGCTTCGACGACGTGGCCGCCGCGATCGGCGGGAAGATGGTGCGCCGGCATCCGCACGTGTTCGGCGACGCCAGCTTCGCCGACGCCGAGGAGCAGACCGCCAGCTGGGAGGCGATCAAGCGCGCCGAGCGCGCCGCCGCCGGCGAGGAAGACCCTTCGGCGCTGGCCGGCATCTCGCGCGGCCTGCCGGAATGGCAGCGCGCGGTGAAGCTGCAGTCGCGCGCCGCGCGCACCGGCTTCGACTGGCCCGGGCCGGAGCCGGTGATCGCCAAGCTGCACGAGGAGATCGAGGAGGTCCGCGCCGAGTTCGCACGGGGCGAGGTGGAAGCCAACCGCGAGCGCCTGCAGGACGAGATCGGCGACCTGCTGTTCGTGGCCGCCAACCTGGCCCGGCACGCGAAGGTCGACGTCGGCGCCGCGCTGCGCCAGGCCAACCTCAAGTTCGAGCGCCGCTTCCGTGCGATGGAAGTGCTCGCCGAGGCCGACGGCACGCCGCTGCCGACGCTGACGCTCGAGCAGCAGGACGCGTACTGGGACCGCGCCAAGCGGATCGAGCGCGGCCAGGCGGACCGGTAAGGCGCGCATGGTCACCTTCCTGCTGTTCGCCGTCACCGCGCTGGCCGAGATCCTCGGCTGCTGGCTGGTGTGGTCGTGGCTGCGCAACGGCGGCAGCGCCTGGCTGCTGCTGCCGGCTACCGTGAGCCTGGCCGTGTTCGCCTGGCTGCTGACCCTGCACCCGACCGCGACCGGGCGCGTCTACGCCGCCTACGGCGGCGTGTACGTCAGCCTGGCGATCTTCTGGCTGTGGTGGGTCGACGGCGTGCGCCCGACCCGCTGGGACCTGTTCGGCGCGGCGTTGTGCCTGGCCGGCATGGCGGTCATCATGTTCGCGCCGCGCAACGCGTAGGGCGCGGCGGTCCTTGGGAGGGGAGGCGATGGCCCGGTTCGCCAGTTTCCGCGAGTTCTATCCGTACTACCTGTCCGAGCACGGCAACCGCACCTCGCGGCGGCTGCATTTCGTCGGCAGCTGCGGCGCGCTGGCATTCGCCGCCGCCGCGCTCGTCGACCGCAACCCGTGGTGGCTGCTGGCCGGGCTGGTCTGTGGCTACGGCTTCGCCTGGGTCGGGCACTTCTTCTTCGAGAAGAACCGGCCGGCGACCTTCCGCCATCCGTTCTATTCCTTCGCCGGCGACTGGGTGATGTTCAAGGACATCCTGACCGGCAGGATCCGCTTCTGAGCGCCGCGGCTCAGGTCGCCGCCCCGGGCCCCTCGTAGAACATCAGGAACGCGGCGCCGACGATCAGCACGAAGGCCGCGTAGTGGTTCCACTTCAGCGGCTGGCCCAGGTACCAGGCCGAGAAGCCGGCGAACACCACCAGGGTGATGATCTCCTGGATGGTCTTGAGCTGGACCACCGAGTAGACCGCGCTGCCCATGCGGTTGGCCGGCACCATCAGCAGGTATTCGAAGAAGGCGATGCCCCAGCTGACCAGGATCACGGTCAGCAGCGGCGCGTGCTTGTACTTCAGGTGCCCGTACCAGGCGAAGGTCATGAACACGTTGCTGCCGAGCAGCAGCACGACCGGGACGACGAAGGCGTTGAAGGGGAGGGAAGGCATGGCGACGGTGCCGTGGGAAGGGTCGCGCGCAGCATAGGGCAGCGCCTCGCTTCGATCATTACGCTGGTACGCGGCCCCGGTGCTGCCGGAGACGGCCACCTGTCCAGCCTGGGTGCGGCAGCCTTTTAGAAGCCCCTCTCCCTCCGGGAGAGGGGTTGGGGAGAGGGTACGGCGAAGCTGCGGAAGTTCAGACGTTCTCGTTTCGCCGTACCCTCATCCGCCCTGCGGGCACCTTCTACCCCGAGGGCACCTAGTCCCGGAGGGAGAAGGAAAAAACTGCATTTCGACCGTTGGCGGCACAGGCTCCCCTTTGCCAACGAGCCGTCAGGACTCGCGCAGCGCCAGCGCCGGCGGCGTGCGCAGGATCCGGCGCGTACCCGACCAGCCGGCCAGCAGGCTGAGCAGCACGCCACCGGCGCCGCCGGCCAGCAGCGAGCCCCACGGCGGCGACAGCGCCAGCTCGAACAGCTGCCGCGACACCAGCGTGCCGATGACCGCGGCCGCGCCGACCGCCAGGATCGCCGCGAGCAGCCCCAGCGCGCCGAACTCCACCAGCACCGCGCCGCGCAGCTGGCCGTGGCGCGCGCCCAGCGTGCGCAGCACCGCGCTGTCGTAGCGGCGCTCGCCGGCGGTGGCCTGCAGCGCCGCCAGCAGCACCAGCACGCCGGCGGCCAGGCTGAAGCCCATCACCAGCTGCACCGCCTGCGACACCCGCTCGATCACTTCGCGCACGCGCTGCAGGATCGCGTCGATTTCCAGCACCGAGACGTTGGGGAATTCGCGCGCCACCGGCGCCAGCGCGGCGGTGCGCCCGGACGGCAGGTGGAAGCTGGAGATCAGGCTGTACGGCGCGTCGCCGACCGCGCCGGCGTTGAGCAGCAGGAAGAAGTTGACCCGGAACGAATCCCAGTCGGCCTTGCGCAGGCTGGTCACGGTGAAGGTGCGTTCCTGCTCGCCCAGCAGCAGGGTGACGGTGTCGCCCAGCGCCAGTCCGTAGCGTTGCGCCCAGCCCTCCTCGATCGAGGCTTCCTCGGTACTGCTGCCGGGCTCCCAGAAGCGGCCGGCGGTCAGCGTGTTGGCCGGCGGGAAGGTGTCGCGCCAGGAGAAGTTGACCGGGCGGTTGGAATCGTCGTCATCGCCGTCGGCCTCCCGCTGTTCGTGCCGCGGCGGCTGGCCGTTGATCGCCACCAGCCGGCCGGTGCCGAACGGCTGCAGGTCCGGATCGGCCACGCCGATGCCGCGCAGGGTGGCGTCCACCGCGCCGGCCTGGTCGCGTTGCACGTTGAGCAGGAAGTGGTTGGGCGTGTCCGGCGGCAGGCGCTCGCGCCACTGGCCCAGCAGCCCGGGGCCGATCACCGCCAGCAGCAGCAGCGCGCACAGCGACAGCGACAGCCCGACCAGCTGCACCACCGCCAGCGCCCGGCGCCGGGTCAGCGCGGCCAGGCCCAGTTTCCACGCGCCGCGCACGTGGCGCTGCAGCCGGCGCAGCCCCCACAGCAGCGTGGCGCCGGCCAGTGCCGCCAGCACCGCCAGCGCGCCCAGCCCGCCCAGGATCCACAGCGCCAGCTGCAGGTCGCCGGTGGCGTACACGGCCAGCGCCACCGTCGCCGCCAGTGCGGCCAGGTAGGCCAGCAGCGAGGCCGGTGGCAGCGCGGCGAAGCTGCGGTTGAGCACCCGCATCGGTGGCACGCCGCGCAGGCGCAGCAACGGCGGCAGGCCGAAGCCGAGCAGCAGCAGCAGGCCGATGCCGGCGCCGCTGAGCATCGGCATCGCCTGCGGCAGCGGCAGCCGCGCCGGGATCAGGCTGCCCAGCACTTCGACCAGGGCCATCTGCGCGAGCATGCCCACGCCGATCCCGAGCGCGCAGGCCGGGATCGCCAGCATCAGCAGCTGCAGCGCCAGCGCGGCCAGGACGTCGCGCTGGCGCGCGCCCAGGCAGCGCAGCACCGCCACCGTGTCGATCCGGCGCAGGGCGAAGCGGTTGGCGGCCAGCGCGGTGGCCACGCCGGCCAGCAGCACCGCCAGCAGCGCCGACAGCGCCAGGAACCGGCCGGCGCGGTCGAACGAGTTGCGCAGG is a genomic window containing:
- the mazG gene encoding nucleoside triphosphate pyrophosphohydrolase, which produces MDDPTRPIDRLLSIMARLRDPQGGCPWDLEQDFSTIAPYTIEEAYEVADAIDRNDLGALKDELGDLLLQVVFHAQMASEQGAFGFDDVAAAIGGKMVRRHPHVFGDASFADAEEQTASWEAIKRAERAAAGEEDPSALAGISRGLPEWQRAVKLQSRAARTGFDWPGPEPVIAKLHEEIEEVRAEFARGEVEANRERLQDEIGDLLFVAANLARHAKVDVGAALRQANLKFERRFRAMEVLAEADGTPLPTLTLEQQDAYWDRAKRIERGQADR
- a CDS encoding DMT family protein is translated as MPSLPFNAFVVPVVLLLGSNVFMTFAWYGHLKYKHAPLLTVILVSWGIAFFEYLLMVPANRMGSAVYSVVQLKTIQEIITLVVFAGFSAWYLGQPLKWNHYAAFVLIVGAAFLMFYEGPGAAT
- a CDS encoding 16S rRNA (uracil(1498)-N(3))-methyltransferase, whose amino-acid sequence is MRLTRCHVELPLQPGAELALPERAAAHLVRVLRLREGDACVLFNGDGHDYPARLAAVGKREVRVEVLDRQPVDNESPLRIVLLQGIARGEKMDLILQKATELGVAAIVPVSGERTEVRLDAERAEKRLAHWRSVVESACEQSGRARVPALSAPAALDAAARTLQGDGLRLVLDPQGEHRLDSLASPADAQVWIAIGPEGGWSPRDRDILQAAGFTGLRLGPRVLRTETAGLAAIAALQARFGDL
- a CDS encoding YnfA family protein, whose protein sequence is MVTFLLFAVTALAEILGCWLVWSWLRNGGSAWLLLPATVSLAVFAWLLTLHPTATGRVYAAYGGVYVSLAIFWLWWVDGVRPTRWDLFGAALCLAGMAVIMFAPRNA
- the bioA gene encoding adenosylmethionine--8-amino-7-oxononanoate transaminase produces the protein MLTDPASTHGAAGWRDRDLAVLWHPCTQMREHPDVLPLVPVERGDGAWLVGYDGRRILDGISSWWTNLHGHAEPRIAGAIARQARTLEQVILAGFSHAPAVELAERLLAIAPRQAGRAPLAKVFYADNGSAGVEVALKMAFHWFRNRGEPARTKFVALENGYHGETLGALAVGDIPLYRRIYAPLLAEALFAPSPDAWLAAPGETAAQPAARAADALADLFDRHPGEVCAVIVEPRLQCAGGMRMHDPAYLRRVRELCDANGALLIADEIATGFGRTGTMFACEQAGIAPDLLCLSKGLTGGFLPLAAVLATQAIYDGFLDDSRERAFLHSHSYTGNPLACAAALASLDIFDSDGVLERNRGTAARMAALAAPLAAHLHVADVRQAGMVVAFELTRDGDRGTPFPAAARVGLRAYRAALERGVLLRPLGDVLYWMPPYCVDDAQLELLATVTAEAIEEATACA
- the nudE gene encoding ADP compounds hydrolase NudE, with translation MSRHLPIVHGTTVQDAGPYRLERLDLEFANGERRRFERMVSRGHGAVVVVPMLDDETVLLVREYAAGVHRYELGLVKGRIDAGESPGQAADRELKEEAGYGARRIDVLRGMTLAPTYMNHVSWLVLARDLYPEKLPGDEPEELEVIPWKLQELEKLMLRDDFSEGRSLAALFIARAWLAAR
- the cysQ gene encoding 3'(2'),5'-bisphosphate nucleotidase CysQ → MIRITADLRETVIAIARQAGAAIMEVYAGGFDVAHKDDASPLTAADLAAHRIIVEGLERLTPDLPVLSEESVDVPWQTRRHWSSYWLVDPLDGTREFVKRNGEFTVNIALVHQGAPAMGVVQAPVGGQVWHAVRGELAYRRDGHRDTVLRARAPATAPLRVAASRSHRDARTQAVLDRMGPIEEVALGSSLKFCRIAEGGLDVYPRFGPTSEWDTAAAQCVLHAAGGALLAADTGKPFRYNRRESLLNGDFIALGDPDLPWRDWL
- a CDS encoding ABC transporter permease, whose amino-acid sequence is MNVLRHAARSLRREFLAGDLLTVFAALALGVAAMTAVGTLVDRVTLALTASAAEVVGGDLGVRGREDPPEELAEEARQRGLRSVRMVAFPSVLFHGEASQMATVKGVGEGYPLRGQLLAGRDASGLQGEPAGAPAPGEAYADPRLLDALGVSVGDAIEFGSGQVRIARVLLAEPDASGELLQMAPPLLVNRADVDRVGLLGPGSRASYRLMFAGEADDIAAFRAWLQPQLDGRMRLVTLEDAQQGLRNSFDRAGRFLALSALLAVLLAGVATALAANRFALRRIDTVAVLRCLGARQRDVLAALALQLLMLAIPACALGIGVGMLAQMALVEVLGSLIPARLPLPQAMPMLSGAGIGLLLLLGFGLPPLLRLRGVPPMRVLNRSFAALPPASLLAYLAALAATVALAVYATGDLQLALWILGGLGALAVLAALAGATLLWGLRRLQRHVRGAWKLGLAALTRRRALAVVQLVGLSLSLCALLLLAVIGPGLLGQWRERLPPDTPNHFLLNVQRDQAGAVDATLRGIGVADPDLQPFGTGRLVAINGQPPRHEQREADGDDDDSNRPVNFSWRDTFPPANTLTAGRFWEPGSSTEEASIEEGWAQRYGLALGDTVTLLLGEQERTFTVTSLRKADWDSFRVNFFLLLNAGAVGDAPYSLISSFHLPSGRTAALAPVAREFPNVSVLEIDAILQRVREVIERVSQAVQLVMGFSLAAGVLVLLAALQATAGERRYDSAVLRTLGARHGQLRGAVLVEFGALGLLAAILAVGAAAVIGTLVSRQLFELALSPPWGSLLAGGAGGVLLSLLAGWSGTRRILRTPPALALRES
- a CDS encoding DUF962 domain-containing protein, which encodes MARFASFREFYPYYLSEHGNRTSRRLHFVGSCGALAFAAAALVDRNPWWLLAGLVCGYGFAWVGHFFFEKNRPATFRHPFYSFAGDWVMFKDILTGRIRF